A single window of Oxyura jamaicensis isolate SHBP4307 breed ruddy duck chromosome 3, BPBGC_Ojam_1.0, whole genome shotgun sequence DNA harbors:
- the LYRM2 gene encoding LYR motif-containing protein 2, which translates to MAAGRLPPGALTLRQFLRRQQVLQLYRKVLRALRDVPAEADRRYLQEWAREEFRRNKDATEEDAIRMMITQGNRQLQELQRTLKLAKS; encoded by the exons ATGGCGGCCGGCCGGCTGCCGCCCGGCGCCCTCACCCTCAGGCAG TTCCTGAGGCGGCAGCAGGTTCTGCAGCTCTACAGGAAGGTCCTGAGGGCCCTCCGGGACGTCCCTGCCGAGGCAGATCGCCGCTACTTGCAGGAGTGGGCCAGGGAGGAGTTCAGGAGAAATAAGGATGCTACAGAAGAG gatGCAATTAGGATGATGATCACTCAAGGCAACAGGCAACTTCAGGAACTTCAAAGAACGCTTAAGCTGGCAAAATCCTGA